The following are from one region of the Methylophilus sp. DW102 genome:
- a CDS encoding DEAD/DEAH box helicase family protein has product MSNFSFLLADFPALHADAVEAEQLTLLSPKAAAIFCRSTQENAINWLYDHDPKLTRPFKSELSALMHEHCFASQFNQTMLGELHLIRKTGNVAAHGSKVSQQDALASLKYLYRFLRYVATYYGKQTPSPQAFDERLIPTGAAQPESAEQIATLHQQLAAKDQAAREAEQARQQQAEENAQLKAQLEQQQAEVAARKQAREKTIDFEQTVPLLVSEAETRRRYIDLSLKECGWDNLQEGHELEFEVTGMPASTNRTGIGYVDYVLWGDDGLPLAVIEAKKTMADVRKGKHQAELYANCLQTMTGQRPIIFYSNGFETHIWDDQFYPEREVQGFYSKEELQLLIARRQSRIDLRSFKVNTEIAGRAYQLEAMQRIAENFVTTNGQGELRGRARQSLLVMATGSGKTRTAAALVDMLTKCNWAKRVLFLADRNALVTQAKNAFNEYLPNLSAIDLTKEKEDNGTRLVFSTYPTIMNRIDHVQEGERFYGVGHFDLIIVDEAHRSVYQKYRAIFAYFDALLVGLTATPKTDIDHNTYGLFGIEDDNPTFAYELDSAVRDGFLVPPKAMSVPLKFIRTGVKYHELSDREKAEYEEKFGDPTTGEVPDEIDSAALNNWLFNTDTVDKVLDHLMTDGIKVQGGERLGKTIIFAKNHTHAVFIEKRFNKNYPEYAGKFLRVIDNYESKAQSLLETFVDKYEEKDPQIAVSVDMMDTGVDAPRVVNLVFFKQVKSATKFWQMIGRGTRLCPDLFGVGHDKTEFLIFDYCQNFEFFGVNPDGVKTKAIKSLTQQIFEAKLELAMLVREDAESSEEERALAESYIADLHQTIATLDKSRFVVRAKLRYVVEYSEKARWQNLSKGDLLDINTHLSSLALPAKEDDELAKRFDLLILNYQLALMTAAYSTDRFIKQISGTAKALLKKQNIPAVAKQVHLLNELQLEPFWKAININRLENVRVALRDLIKYLDKETQTIVETNFEDLLDFTGVKQHDLIPAYGRLQSYKDRVESYVRDHSNHLVIQKLKTNKPITETEIIVLESILFDGSTVGTKQDYIETYGDKPLGVFIRSIVGLDVNAAQEVFAEFIQAGNLKADQMTFINNIINYLNKNGVIEKTMLFEPPFTNIHQDGLIGVFDEADAKKVIQLVGMVNENALVSVG; this is encoded by the coding sequence ATGAGCAATTTCAGCTTTCTACTTGCAGATTTTCCCGCCCTGCATGCCGATGCGGTAGAGGCTGAGCAGCTGACGTTACTCTCGCCCAAAGCGGCTGCGATTTTTTGCCGTAGCACCCAGGAAAATGCCATTAACTGGCTTTACGACCACGACCCCAAACTCACCCGCCCGTTTAAGTCTGAACTCAGCGCGTTGATGCACGAGCACTGCTTTGCCAGCCAGTTTAACCAGACCATGCTGGGTGAGCTGCATTTAATCCGCAAAACCGGTAACGTGGCCGCGCATGGCAGCAAGGTGAGCCAGCAGGATGCCTTGGCTTCACTCAAATATCTGTATCGATTTTTGCGTTATGTAGCGACATATTACGGCAAGCAAACACCATCGCCACAGGCGTTTGATGAGCGCTTGATTCCAACAGGCGCTGCCCAGCCAGAAAGTGCTGAACAGATTGCCACTTTGCACCAACAACTTGCGGCCAAAGACCAGGCAGCCCGTGAGGCTGAGCAGGCCAGACAACAGCAGGCAGAAGAAAACGCACAGTTAAAAGCGCAACTGGAGCAACAACAAGCCGAAGTTGCGGCACGCAAACAGGCGCGCGAAAAAACCATCGACTTTGAACAAACCGTTCCGCTATTGGTGAGCGAGGCAGAAACCCGCCGCCGCTATATTGATTTATCCCTTAAAGAATGTGGCTGGGACAACCTGCAAGAAGGCCACGAGTTAGAGTTTGAGGTGACTGGTATGCCCGCCAGTACCAATCGCACCGGCATTGGTTATGTGGATTATGTGTTGTGGGGCGATGATGGCTTGCCGCTGGCAGTGATTGAAGCCAAAAAGACCATGGCCGATGTGCGAAAAGGCAAACATCAAGCCGAGCTGTATGCCAATTGCCTGCAGACGATGACAGGCCAACGGCCGATTATTTTTTACAGCAATGGCTTTGAAACACATATTTGGGATGACCAGTTTTACCCTGAGCGCGAAGTGCAGGGCTTTTATAGCAAAGAGGAATTACAGCTACTGATTGCCCGCCGCCAGAGCCGAATCGATTTGCGTAGTTTTAAAGTGAATACCGAGATTGCCGGGCGCGCTTATCAACTGGAGGCCATGCAGCGGATTGCGGAAAATTTTGTCACCACGAATGGCCAAGGTGAGTTGCGCGGTCGCGCGCGGCAGAGCTTGTTGGTGATGGCGACTGGCAGTGGCAAAACTCGCACGGCGGCGGCGCTGGTGGATATGCTCACCAAATGTAATTGGGCCAAGCGCGTGCTGTTTTTGGCGGATAGAAACGCCTTGGTCACCCAGGCCAAAAATGCCTTTAATGAATACCTGCCCAATTTAAGCGCGATAGACCTGACTAAAGAAAAAGAAGACAACGGCACGCGGCTGGTGTTTTCGACTTACCCAACCATCATGAACCGGATTGACCATGTGCAAGAAGGCGAGCGCTTTTATGGTGTGGGGCATTTTGACCTGATTATTGTGGATGAGGCGCACCGTTCGGTTTACCAAAAATACCGCGCGATTTTTGCTTATTTTGATGCCTTGCTGGTGGGGCTAACTGCGACCCCAAAAACCGACATTGACCATAACACGTATGGCTTGTTTGGCATTGAGGACGATAACCCGACTTTTGCTTATGAGCTGGATAGCGCCGTGCGCGATGGCTTTTTGGTTCCACCCAAGGCAATGTCTGTACCACTCAAGTTTATCCGCACAGGTGTGAAGTACCATGAACTCTCAGACCGTGAAAAAGCCGAGTATGAAGAAAAGTTTGGTGACCCGACCACCGGTGAAGTGCCCGACGAGATTGATAGTGCTGCCCTGAATAACTGGCTGTTTAACACTGACACGGTGGATAAGGTGCTAGATCACTTAATGACCGATGGCATTAAAGTGCAAGGGGGTGAAAGGTTAGGCAAGACCATTATTTTTGCCAAAAACCATACACATGCCGTATTTATTGAAAAGCGGTTTAATAAAAACTACCCAGAATACGCAGGCAAGTTTTTGCGGGTGATTGATAACTACGAAAGCAAAGCGCAAAGCCTGCTGGAGACGTTTGTAGATAAATACGAAGAAAAAGACCCACAAATTGCTGTCTCGGTGGATATGATGGATACGGGCGTGGATGCGCCGCGCGTAGTGAATCTGGTGTTTTTCAAACAAGTGAAATCGGCCACCAAGTTTTGGCAGATGATAGGCCGAGGTACACGCTTGTGCCCGGATTTGTTTGGTGTGGGGCATGACAAAACCGAGTTTTTGATTTTTGATTATTGTCAGAACTTTGAGTTTTTTGGCGTGAACCCAGATGGCGTAAAAACCAAGGCGATTAAGAGCCTGACGCAACAGATTTTTGAGGCCAAGCTGGAGTTGGCGATGCTGGTACGCGAAGATGCAGAAAGCAGTGAAGAAGAACGCGCCCTTGCTGAAAGTTATATCGCAGATTTACACCAAACCATCGCCACTTTGGATAAAAGCCGTTTTGTGGTGAGAGCCAAATTGCGTTATGTGGTTGAATACAGTGAAAAAGCGCGTTGGCAAAATCTCTCAAAAGGCGATTTGTTAGATATCAATACACACCTTTCGTCGCTAGCTTTACCTGCCAAAGAAGATGACGAACTGGCCAAACGATTTGACCTATTGATTTTAAATTATCAGTTGGCGCTGATGACGGCGGCATATAGCACTGACCGATTTATTAAACAGATTAGTGGCACTGCCAAGGCTTTACTGAAAAAACAAAATATCCCAGCGGTCGCCAAACAAGTACATCTGCTAAACGAGCTGCAATTGGAGCCGTTTTGGAAAGCCATTAATATTAATCGTCTTGAGAATGTACGAGTTGCCCTGCGCGATTTGATTAAATATTTAGATAAAGAAACACAAACGATTGTAGAAACCAACTTTGAAGATCTGTTGGATTTTACCGGCGTTAAACAACACGACTTAATACCAGCCTATGGTCGTCTACAAAGTTACAAAGACCGCGTGGAATCTTATGTGCGTGATCACAGCAATCACTTGGTTATCCAAAAGCTTAAGACCAACAAGCCGATTACCGAAACAGAGATTATTGTGCTTGAAAGTATTTTATTTGATGGCAGCACAGTCGGCACTAAGCAAGACTACATTGAAACCTATGGCGATAAACCATTGGGTGTGTTTATTCGCAGTATCGTTGGCCTGGATGTGAATGCCGCACAAGAGGTGTTTGCCGAGTTTATTCAGGCCGGAAACCTGAAAGCGGACCAAATGACGTTTATCAATAACATCATCAACTACCTCAATAAAAACGGTGTGATTGAGAAAACGATGCTGTTTGAACCGCCCTTTACCAATATCCATCAAGATGGATTGATTGGTGTTTTTGATGAGGCTGATGCGAAAAAAGTGATTCAGTTGGTGGGTATGGTGAATGAAAATGCGCTTGTAAGCGTGGGATAA
- a CDS encoding leucine-rich repeat-containing protein kinase family protein translates to MTPTPAPDDTLAQLKAGKLQGAQQLKLSAQLTQFPAEIFDLADSLEILDLSGNALTELPSDLNRLKKLRILFCSNNQFTHLPEVLGQCENLSMIGFKANQIKHIAESAIPTHTLRWFIVTDNALSKVPHALGECSKLQKLMLAGNQLSSLPASLANCHALELLRISANQFETLPEFLFDLPKLTWLAYAGNPFCNAIEQALISQHHIQHIDWQTLTLQHVLGEGASGVTYQALMQNKNMQESVAVKLFKSGLTSDGLPRCEMHANMLAGEHPNLVGVKGVIHNHPQGVDGLVMPLLDADLKVLARPPSYESCTRDVYADDLTLTPQQAEFILKGITQAAEHLHAHGLMHGDLYAHNILWGPEKVVLSDLGGASFLPLHNPELTQKILKLEARALAVLAEELAAVVRNSDGFVMQG, encoded by the coding sequence ATGACACCCACCCCAGCGCCCGACGACACTCTCGCTCAACTCAAGGCAGGCAAACTTCAAGGGGCCCAACAGCTCAAATTAAGTGCGCAGTTAACGCAGTTCCCCGCTGAGATTTTTGACTTAGCCGATAGCCTAGAGATTCTGGACTTGTCCGGCAATGCGCTGACTGAGTTGCCCAGTGATCTCAATCGCCTGAAAAAACTGCGCATTCTGTTTTGCTCAAACAACCAGTTTACGCACCTACCAGAAGTGCTGGGGCAATGCGAAAACCTAAGCATGATTGGTTTTAAAGCCAACCAGATCAAACACATCGCTGAAAGCGCCATCCCCACCCACACCTTACGCTGGTTTATCGTCACCGATAATGCACTGAGTAAAGTGCCTCATGCATTGGGCGAGTGCAGCAAGCTACAAAAACTCATGCTGGCAGGTAACCAGCTCAGCAGCTTGCCCGCCAGCCTGGCAAATTGCCACGCCTTAGAGTTGTTGCGGATTTCTGCCAACCAGTTTGAGACCTTGCCCGAATTTTTATTCGACCTACCCAAACTCACCTGGCTCGCCTATGCCGGCAACCCGTTTTGTAACGCCATTGAGCAAGCGTTAATCAGCCAACATCACATACAACATATCGATTGGCAAACCCTCACGCTGCAACATGTGTTAGGCGAAGGCGCCTCTGGCGTTACCTACCAGGCGTTAATGCAAAACAAAAACATGCAAGAGTCTGTGGCAGTAAAACTCTTTAAGAGTGGCCTCACTAGCGACGGCCTGCCACGCTGTGAAATGCATGCCAATATGCTGGCCGGCGAGCACCCCAATTTAGTCGGCGTCAAAGGCGTGATACACAATCACCCGCAAGGCGTTGATGGTTTGGTTATGCCTCTGTTGGACGCCGATTTAAAAGTGCTGGCCAGGCCCCCGAGTTATGAAAGCTGCACGCGCGATGTATACGCGGATGATTTAACACTCACGCCACAACAAGCCGAATTTATTTTAAAAGGCATTACCCAGGCTGCAGAACACCTGCATGCCCATGGCCTCATGCACGGCGATTTATACGCGCATAATATTTTGTGGGGGCCTGAAAAAGTGGTGTTAAGTGATTTGGGCGGCGCCTCATTTTTACCGCTGCATAACCCAGAGCTCACGCAAAAAATACTTAAACTGGAGGCCAGGGCACTAGCGGTGTTGGCTGAGGAGTTGGCAGCGGTTGTGCGTAATAGTGATGGTTTTGTAATGCAGGGATAG
- a CDS encoding HupE/UreJ family protein, whose product MKKNILFAIAAFAASSNAFAHPGHGLESGFAAGFMHPFSGWDHLLVMFALGIWAARRPAAQGWQLPVLFVTVMAASASFAMAWLPVVLAEALVAASVVVMGLLLVSNLTVNRAMQIGVVSIAAAAHGYLHGMEIGNQWSGLAGMVLATALLHGLGWVLGRQTHPQLQRATQLLGGLMLGLGAVWMLA is encoded by the coding sequence ATGAAAAAAAATATTCTGTTCGCCATTGCCGCGTTCGCTGCATCGAGCAACGCCTTTGCCCATCCTGGCCACGGCCTGGAGTCTGGCTTTGCCGCTGGCTTCATGCATCCATTCAGTGGCTGGGATCATCTGCTGGTGATGTTCGCGCTGGGGATCTGGGCCGCGCGCCGTCCGGCCGCGCAAGGTTGGCAGTTGCCAGTGCTGTTTGTGACGGTGATGGCCGCCTCTGCGTCATTTGCCATGGCTTGGCTGCCGGTCGTATTGGCTGAAGCCCTGGTGGCGGCCAGCGTGGTGGTCATGGGCTTGTTACTGGTGAGCAATTTAACAGTGAACCGTGCCATGCAAATCGGCGTCGTCAGTATTGCCGCCGCTGCACATGGCTATTTGCATGGCATGGAAATTGGCAACCAATGGTCAGGCTTGGCGGGTATGGTGCTGGCAACGGCTCTGCTGCATGGTTTGGGCTGGGTGTTGGGCCGCCAGACCCATCCACAATTGCAAAGAGCCACGCAATTACTGGGCGGCTTGATGCTGGGCTTGGGCGCTGTGTGGATGTTGGCTTAA
- the ureG gene encoding urease accessory protein UreG: MKIHTQFDSPMPEVTEFKEPLRVGIGGPVGSGKTALTLALCQRLREVYNIAVVTNDIYTKEDAEFLTRNEALVPERIIGVETGGCPHTAIREDASMNLEAVMQLSKRFQTLDIVFVESGGDNLAATFSPELSDLTIYVIDVAAGEKIPRKGGPGITKSDLLVINKIDLAPMVGASLEVMDRDAKKMRGEKPFIFSNLKTGQGLEDIVRFIEKQGLML; this comes from the coding sequence ATGAAAATACATACCCAATTTGATAGCCCCATGCCTGAAGTCACCGAGTTCAAAGAGCCGCTGCGCGTGGGCATTGGTGGCCCGGTGGGCTCCGGCAAAACCGCGCTGACCCTGGCGCTGTGCCAGCGTTTGCGCGAGGTATATAACATTGCCGTGGTCACCAACGATATTTACACCAAAGAAGATGCCGAATTTTTAACCCGCAACGAAGCGCTGGTGCCAGAACGCATCATCGGTGTGGAAACCGGCGGCTGCCCGCATACCGCCATCCGCGAAGACGCTTCCATGAACCTCGAAGCGGTGATGCAACTGAGCAAACGTTTTCAGACGCTGGATATTGTGTTTGTCGAAAGTGGTGGCGATAACCTGGCCGCGACATTTAGTCCCGAATTGTCTGACCTCACAATTTATGTGATCGATGTCGCCGCCGGGGAGAAAATCCCGCGCAAAGGTGGCCCCGGTATTACCAAATCTGATTTGCTCGTGATCAACAAGATAGACCTGGCGCCTATGGTGGGTGCCTCCCTCGAAGTGATGGACCGTGACGCCAAGAAGATGCGCGGCGAGAAACCGTTTATTTTCAGTAATTTGAAGACGGGGCAGGGGTTGGAAGACATTGTCAGGTTCATCGAAAAACAAGGCCTGATGCTTTAA
- a CDS encoding urease accessory protein UreF — protein sequence MSVSPLNASLALSRLLQLASPLLPVGAYCYSQGLEWAIESGQVKDVPSAQAWIGDSLQVYQARFELPVLYRLYQAWQADDLAQVQAWDDFYQAGRDTAEGYAETRQMGYSLRRLLSELKDTPPALVAKLNTLTSPAFPTMYAAIAQHWQIAPEHMLHGYAWGWCENQASAAMKTVPLGQVAGQTILLALGEQLPQVVASAMALPDEEMSNFNPLLSIAGCLHETQYSRLFRS from the coding sequence ATGAGTGTCAGCCCGTTAAACGCGAGCCTGGCGCTCAGCCGCTTGCTGCAGCTGGCCAGCCCGCTGCTCCCTGTGGGCGCCTATTGTTACTCGCAGGGGCTGGAGTGGGCGATTGAATCCGGCCAGGTCAAGGATGTGCCGAGCGCACAAGCCTGGATAGGCGATAGCTTGCAGGTGTATCAGGCGCGTTTCGAGTTGCCGGTACTCTACCGCTTGTATCAAGCCTGGCAAGCCGATGACCTGGCGCAAGTGCAGGCGTGGGATGATTTTTACCAGGCGGGCCGCGATACCGCCGAAGGCTATGCTGAAACCCGGCAAATGGGCTATTCACTGCGTCGCCTGCTGTCCGAGCTCAAAGACACGCCACCTGCGTTGGTGGCAAAACTCAACACCCTGACGAGCCCGGCATTCCCCACCATGTATGCCGCCATCGCCCAACACTGGCAGATTGCGCCGGAGCATATGTTGCATGGCTACGCCTGGGGCTGGTGTGAAAATCAGGCCAGCGCCGCCATGAAAACCGTGCCGCTGGGCCAAGTGGCCGGGCAGACCATTTTACTGGCGCTAGGTGAGCAACTGCCGCAAGTGGTCGCCAGCGCCATGGCCCTGCCAGATGAAGAGATGAGTAACTTTAATCCATTGCTGAGTATCGCGGGCTGTTTGCACGAGACCCAGTACAGCCGTTTGTTCAGGTCATAA
- the ureE gene encoding urease accessory protein UreE — MIHLTERIALSGHIDDTLELPFDQRQKSRLRVTLASGREAALFLSRGIILRGGDLIQSEDGSVVVQIVAAQEPVYNVIAPTPRDLMRAAYHLGNRHVPLQIGDGWLRLEQDYVLRDMLLGLGMQVSEVQAPFEPEAGAYGGGHRHGHDEDSLQALRPRVKSGQGSE; from the coding sequence ATGATTCATTTAACCGAACGCATCGCCCTCAGTGGCCATATTGACGACACGCTGGAGCTGCCGTTTGACCAGCGCCAGAAAAGCCGTTTGCGCGTGACCTTGGCTTCTGGCCGTGAGGCGGCGCTGTTTTTAAGTCGCGGGATTATTCTGCGTGGCGGCGACCTGATCCAGTCTGAAGATGGCAGTGTGGTGGTGCAGATCGTGGCGGCGCAAGAGCCGGTGTATAACGTGATTGCGCCCACCCCGCGCGACCTCATGCGCGCGGCTTACCACTTGGGCAACAGGCACGTGCCGCTACAAATTGGCGATGGCTGGCTACGGCTGGAGCAAGATTACGTGTTGCGCGACATGCTGCTTGGCTTGGGCATGCAAGTGAGCGAAGTCCAGGCGCCGTTTGAGCCGGAGGCCGGGGCCTATGGCGGTGGTCACCGGCATGGGCATGATGAGGACAGTTTGCAAGCGTTGCGTCCACGCGTGAAAAGTGGGCAGGGCAGCGAATGA
- the ureC gene encoding urease subunit alpha encodes MTVKMDKRAYAEMFGPTVGDKVRLADTELWVEVEQDFTIYGEEVKFGGGKVIRDGMGQGQGLAAEVADTVITNALIIDHWGIVKADIGIKGGYISAIGKAGNPDIQPGVTIAIGAGTEVIAGEGMIITAGGIDTHIHFICPQQIEEALMSGVTTMIGGGTGPATGTYATTCTPGPWHIHRMLQSADAFPMNLGFLGKGNASLPEPLREQVRAGVIGLKLHEDWGTTPAAIDNCLSVADEMDIQVAIHSDTLNESGFVETTIGAFKGRTIHTFHTEGAGGGHAPDIIKAASQPNVLPSSTNPTRPFTVNTIDEHLDMLMVCHHLDPAIAEDIAFAESRIRRETIAAEDIFHDLGAFSMMSSDSQAMGRVGEVIIRTWQTAHKMKIQRGPLAEDAAGNDNFRVKRYIAKYTINPALTHGISHVVGSIEVGKLADLVVWKPAFFGVKPFTIIKGGMIAAAAMGDPNASIPTPQPVHYRPMFGAYGGGLKTALTFVSQAALENPEIKALGLQKPLVAVKGTRDVKKADMVHNTWMPKIDVDPETYEVLADGMPLVCEPAEVLPMAQRYFLF; translated from the coding sequence ATGACAGTGAAAATGGATAAACGCGCATACGCGGAAATGTTTGGCCCCACCGTGGGGGACAAGGTCAGGCTAGCCGACACCGAGTTGTGGGTAGAAGTCGAACAGGATTTCACCATTTATGGTGAAGAGGTCAAGTTTGGTGGCGGCAAAGTCATCCGTGACGGCATGGGCCAAGGCCAGGGGCTGGCCGCCGAAGTGGCGGATACCGTTATCACCAACGCGCTGATTATCGACCACTGGGGCATCGTCAAGGCCGACATCGGCATCAAGGGCGGTTATATTTCTGCCATCGGCAAAGCCGGCAACCCGGATATCCAGCCCGGCGTGACCATTGCCATAGGCGCGGGCACCGAGGTGATTGCCGGCGAAGGCATGATCATCACGGCCGGCGGCATTGATACCCATATCCACTTTATTTGCCCGCAACAGATTGAAGAAGCCCTGATGTCTGGCGTCACCACCATGATAGGCGGCGGCACCGGGCCTGCAACCGGCACCTATGCCACCACCTGTACGCCCGGCCCCTGGCACATTCACCGCATGTTGCAGTCAGCCGATGCTTTCCCCATGAATCTGGGCTTTTTGGGCAAGGGCAATGCCAGCCTGCCTGAACCGCTCAGAGAGCAAGTGCGCGCCGGGGTCATCGGCCTCAAGTTACATGAAGACTGGGGCACCACGCCCGCCGCGATTGATAACTGCCTGAGTGTGGCGGATGAAATGGATATCCAGGTTGCGATCCACTCCGATACCCTGAATGAGTCCGGCTTTGTTGAGACCACCATAGGCGCGTTCAAGGGCCGCACCATCCATACCTTCCATACCGAAGGCGCGGGCGGTGGCCATGCGCCAGATATTATCAAGGCGGCCAGCCAGCCTAATGTGCTGCCATCCTCCACCAACCCGACGCGGCCATTTACCGTCAACACTATAGATGAGCATCTGGATATGCTCATGGTGTGTCACCATCTGGACCCGGCGATTGCCGAGGATATTGCCTTTGCCGAAAGTCGTATCCGTCGTGAGACCATCGCTGCCGAAGATATTTTTCATGACCTGGGCGCATTTTCCATGATGTCTTCCGACTCCCAAGCCATGGGCCGTGTCGGTGAAGTGATTATCCGCACCTGGCAAACTGCGCACAAAATGAAAATCCAGCGCGGGCCATTGGCTGAAGATGCGGCGGGCAACGACAACTTCCGCGTCAAACGCTATATCGCCAAATACACCATCAACCCGGCGCTGACACATGGTATCAGTCATGTGGTCGGCTCGATCGAGGTCGGCAAGCTGGCTGACCTGGTGGTGTGGAAACCCGCCTTCTTTGGCGTGAAGCCATTTACCATTATCAAGGGGGGCATGATTGCCGCGGCAGCGATGGGCGATCCGAATGCCTCTATCCCGACGCCTCAGCCCGTGCATTACCGCCCTATGTTTGGTGCCTATGGCGGCGGTCTCAAAACCGCCCTGACCTTTGTCTCGCAAGCCGCGCTCGAAAATCCTGAAATTAAAGCCCTTGGTCTGCAAAAGCCATTGGTAGCGGTCAAAGGCACGCGCGACGTCAAAAAGGCGGACATGGTGCATAACACCTGGATGCCCAAGATAGACGTGGACCCGGAAACCTATGAAGTGCTGGCGGATGGTATGCCGCTGGTGTGTGAACCGGCAGAAGTGCTGCCAATGGCGCAGCGGTACTTCTTGTTTTAA
- a CDS encoding urease subunit beta: MIPGEMQVAAGDIELNVGRETVTLDVANTGDRPIQVGSHYHFYETNDALSFDRALAYGYRLNIAAGTAVRFEPGQTRTVQLVKLAGARKVYGFAGRVMGALK, from the coding sequence ATGATTCCCGGCGAAATGCAGGTCGCAGCAGGCGACATCGAATTAAATGTTGGGCGTGAAACGGTCACGCTGGATGTGGCCAATACCGGTGACCGGCCGATTCAGGTCGGGTCGCATTACCATTTTTATGAGACCAACGATGCCTTGTCGTTTGATCGGGCGCTGGCTTATGGTTATCGCCTGAATATTGCGGCGGGTACTGCGGTGCGGTTTGAGCCGGGACAGACCCGTACCGTGCAATTGGTCAAACTGGCGGGTGCGCGCAAAGTGTATGGCTTTGCTGGCCGCGTAATGGGCGCCTTAAAGTAG
- the ureA gene encoding urease subunit gamma, whose amino-acid sequence MELTPREKDKLLIFTAALLAERRKARGLKLNYPEAVAFISAAIMEGARDGKTVAELMSYGTTLLNRDEVMEGVPEMIPDIQIEATFPDGTKLVTVHHPIP is encoded by the coding sequence ATGGAATTAACTCCCAGAGAAAAAGACAAGTTATTGATATTTACCGCGGCCTTGCTGGCTGAACGGCGCAAGGCGCGTGGCTTGAAACTTAATTATCCTGAGGCGGTGGCATTTATTTCCGCCGCCATTATGGAAGGTGCGCGTGACGGTAAAACCGTGGCCGAGCTGATGAGCTATGGCACCACGCTATTGAACCGCGATGAGGTGATGGAAGGCGTGCCGGAAATGATCCCGGATATACAAATCGAAGCCACCTTCCCAGACGGTACCAAGCTGGTGACGGTGCATCATCCGATTCCCTAA